In a genomic window of bacterium:
- a CDS encoding MFS transporter: MPKNHNVAVLSLTVFFFLIVVFSWFYLLPLYLKGLGASDREVGLAYTLFGFGWTLSQFLGGYLADRFGRKALITFPTYSFSVFYALMALSHHWTAVTAAYFIVALGGALQFPAFIAMIAESTERRERAFAIFEAVASFGAAIGPLLGAVIVGRVGLRPLMLATALVSLICAIIRHWLLRETKARPHPKPALVTLSFNKNLLWFLVSGCFLFLAFSITINGPFIALHLKEHLAQDEGKISLLFALGWLVAAIVGLFGGRIAKVFGAKRTLSLSVFFHPLFLLLWLLWDKIKLSLLPFLLSFIFAQFIYITYPVLISKLTEEENRGRITGLLGTVAGLVASLGPILGMQFKLSLGGWAPFSLALLFGILALLTLQLCKKKK; encoded by the coding sequence ATGCCGAAGAATCATAATGTAGCTGTCTTATCGCTCACGGTCTTCTTCTTTCTCATCGTTGTGTTCTCCTGGTTCTATCTTCTGCCGCTTTATTTAAAAGGGCTGGGAGCCTCGGATAGAGAAGTAGGCCTGGCTTATACGCTGTTCGGCTTCGGCTGGACTCTATCCCAGTTTTTGGGCGGATACTTGGCCGACCGCTTCGGGAGAAAAGCTTTAATCACCTTTCCCACTTATTCCTTCTCTGTTTTTTATGCGCTTATGGCCTTAAGTCACCACTGGACTGCGGTCACAGCCGCTTATTTTATAGTGGCTCTTGGCGGGGCACTCCAGTTCCCGGCCTTCATCGCCATGATCGCCGAATCTACGGAAAGAAGAGAGCGAGCCTTCGCCATCTTTGAGGCCGTGGCCTCCTTTGGTGCGGCTATTGGTCCACTTCTGGGAGCTGTGATAGTGGGCCGAGTTGGCCTAAGACCGCTCATGCTGGCCACAGCCTTGGTAAGCTTGATCTGCGCTATAATAAGACATTGGCTTTTGCGAGAGACGAAAGCCCGACCTCACCCTAAACCCGCGCTGGTTACCTTAAGCTTCAATAAGAACCTTCTCTGGTTCCTTGTCTCTGGCTGTTTTCTATTTTTAGCTTTCTCTATTACTATCAATGGCCCCTTTATCGCCCTCCATCTTAAAGAGCATCTTGCTCAGGATGAAGGGAAGATAAGCTTACTCTTTGCCTTGGGCTGGTTAGTCGCGGCCATCGTGGGTCTCTTCGGCGGAAGAATCGCGAAAGTATTTGGCGCCAAAAGGACCTTAAGTTTAAGTGTCTTCTTCCATCCGCTATTCTTACTTCTCTGGCTCCTCTGGGACAAAATTAAGCTAAGCTTACTTCCCTTCCTGCTTTCCTTCATCTTCGCCCAATTCATTTACATTACATACCCGGTCTTGATCTCCAAGCTTACGGAAGAAGAGAATCGGGGAAGGATTACTGGACTGCTGGGGACGGTGGCCGGTTTAGTAGCTTCTCTTGGGCCTATTTTGGGTATGCAGTTTAAGCTCTCCTTAGGCGGCTGGGCCCCTTTCTCCCTGGCTCTTCTCTTTGGGATCTTGGCTCTACTGACCTTACAGTTATGCAAGAAGAAAAAGTAA